From Mucilaginibacter rubeus, a single genomic window includes:
- a CDS encoding substrate-binding domain-containing protein has product MKNKIVRIKDIAEKAKVSTGTVDRVLHKRGRVSKKVEERILKILDEMDYEPNLMARALGSNKTYQIAALIPDHKSDSYWYAPKAGIEKAERDLKQYGIIIQQYVFNPYDVESFKTCATQLTDDSPDGIILSPIFYRETLPFFEKWKKAKIPFVLFNTQIAECDPLCYIGQDSYQSGFLAGKLIHYGQPEACSVLIAHIDEEISNAAHLLKKEQGFRNYFSQNNLEHQYKILRIELNRANAALFIQQLDNIIDSTPDIASVFVTTSKAHEIAKYFEQRRIKHIKIIGYDLLPPNLYFLNKDSINFLINQNPKGQGYWGIYQLTDHLVFKKEVPIIKYLPLDIITKENVNYYLDDEDTVYLDI; this is encoded by the coding sequence ATGAAGAACAAAATTGTACGTATTAAGGATATCGCTGAGAAGGCAAAGGTTTCAACAGGCACAGTTGACAGGGTGCTGCATAAACGTGGACGGGTATCAAAAAAAGTAGAAGAGAGGATATTGAAGATCCTGGACGAGATGGATTACGAGCCCAACCTTATGGCAAGAGCCTTAGGTTCAAATAAAACCTATCAGATTGCCGCCTTGATACCTGATCACAAAAGTGATTCGTACTGGTACGCCCCCAAAGCAGGAATTGAAAAAGCTGAAAGAGATTTAAAGCAGTACGGCATTATAATTCAGCAATATGTATTTAATCCCTATGATGTTGAGTCATTTAAAACCTGTGCCACGCAATTAACAGACGATAGTCCGGACGGTATAATTTTATCTCCTATATTTTATAGAGAAACGCTGCCATTTTTTGAGAAATGGAAAAAGGCCAAAATTCCCTTTGTGTTATTTAATACGCAAATCGCAGAATGTGATCCGTTGTGCTATATAGGCCAGGACTCTTATCAGAGTGGTTTTTTGGCAGGTAAGCTTATTCATTATGGTCAGCCAGAGGCTTGCTCAGTTTTAATTGCCCATATTGATGAAGAGATTAGTAATGCAGCGCATCTCCTGAAAAAAGAACAGGGTTTTCGTAATTATTTTTCACAAAATAACCTGGAACATCAATATAAAATCCTGCGGATAGAGTTGAACAGGGCAAATGCGGCGTTATTTATACAGCAGTTGGATAACATCATTGATAGCACGCCAGACATAGCCAGCGTTTTTGTAACAACATCCAAAGCTCATGAAATTGCTAAATATTTCGAGCAGCGACGTATAAAGCATATCAAGATAATAGGGTATGACCTGCTTCCTCCAAATTTATATTTTCTTAATAAAGACAGCATTAATTTTTTGATCAACCAAAACCCGAAAGGGCAGGGATACTGGGGGATATATCAATTGACAGATCATCTTGTATTCAAAAAAGAAGTTCCTATCATCAAGTATCTGCCATTGGATATAATTACCAAAGAAAACGTAAACTACTACCTTGACGATGAAGACACAGTTTATTTAGATATTTAA
- a CDS encoding enterotoxin, which translates to MLKKLLFLICLSVAGTAKAQDIFLAGVKPGKAIAIANNGSVILKNNCLFVRWHTGKKAVAIDAFVAGLKRVDLKGAPMFEMDLKDGVVINSADFELSSALKVINIKGNNEKVKLVQREDGKEISAAFLNVKYGIRVKWSAILKDNSNYIRQVFTFSSVADSLRITKLKLVKLPEKTGVTTSGIVDGSPIISKDFFFALESPISKYEVKNGWADSYIESQEPARELISSTVWGVAPEGQLRRGFLYYLERERAVPYRQMLHYNSWYDLSWNDRKLNDTGCLDRIQTFADSLTIKRHIALNSFLFDDGWDDNQTLWQINKTNFPVGFNNIKTLAKKYNASLGVWMSPWGGYEQPKEQRLQYGRKQNPPFETNSHGFSLSGAVYSKRFKDAAANFVNKYGVSMFKFDGVGAGDKLTGATADYQTDMESLLKMVSSLREVKPDLYFSLTMGTWPSPFWLQYGDALWRNGWDTNTTGEGNNRQQWLNYRDGEVYDNIVQRAPLYPLSSLMYHGICIADNGAPAKFEMNDKDISDEIWSFFGSGTSLQELYINPHKLKAANWNCLAAAIKWARENADIMPDTHWVGGAPSKGDVYGFASWSPKKAILTLRNPSNTAKKFVIDMRKVFELPPNSKAGYTFYNAKSETKQLTNPLFTGDVYTVTLEPFEVLVFNAKPAL; encoded by the coding sequence ATGCTAAAAAAACTATTGTTTTTAATTTGCCTTAGTGTAGCAGGTACTGCTAAGGCTCAAGATATTTTTCTTGCAGGTGTAAAACCGGGTAAAGCCATCGCAATTGCAAATAATGGGTCTGTTATTTTAAAAAACAACTGCCTGTTTGTAAGGTGGCATACCGGCAAAAAGGCAGTTGCAATTGATGCATTTGTGGCAGGCCTTAAGCGGGTAGACTTAAAGGGCGCACCTATGTTCGAAATGGATTTAAAGGATGGTGTTGTGATTAATTCTGCTGATTTTGAATTGAGTAGCGCTTTGAAAGTTATTAATATAAAAGGAAATAACGAAAAGGTAAAACTTGTTCAAAGGGAAGACGGAAAAGAAATTTCCGCGGCCTTTTTGAACGTGAAATATGGTATCCGGGTAAAATGGTCTGCTATACTAAAAGATAACTCTAATTATATTAGACAGGTTTTTACATTCAGTAGTGTTGCCGATTCTTTGAGGATCACGAAACTAAAACTCGTAAAGCTCCCTGAAAAAACAGGAGTTACTACCTCGGGGATTGTTGATGGATCGCCAATAATATCAAAAGACTTCTTTTTTGCGCTTGAAAGTCCCATAAGTAAATACGAAGTAAAGAATGGTTGGGCCGATAGTTATATTGAATCGCAAGAGCCGGCGCGGGAGTTGATTTCATCAACTGTATGGGGTGTGGCCCCCGAAGGACAACTGCGAAGGGGATTTCTCTATTACCTGGAACGTGAACGGGCGGTGCCATACAGACAAATGCTTCATTATAACTCATGGTATGATTTATCATGGAATGATCGTAAGCTTAATGACACGGGCTGCCTTGATCGCATTCAAACTTTTGCAGATAGCCTTACCATAAAACGGCATATAGCTTTAAACTCATTTTTGTTTGATGATGGCTGGGATGATAATCAAACACTGTGGCAAATAAATAAAACGAATTTCCCTGTAGGTTTTAACAATATCAAAACTCTGGCTAAAAAGTATAACGCGTCGCTGGGCGTGTGGATGTCGCCCTGGGGCGGGTATGAGCAGCCTAAAGAACAGAGACTTCAATATGGGCGGAAGCAAAACCCTCCATTTGAAACAAATTCGCATGGGTTTTCTCTTTCGGGTGCTGTTTATTCAAAGCGTTTTAAAGATGCCGCGGCTAACTTTGTTAACAAATACGGTGTGTCGATGTTTAAATTCGATGGCGTTGGTGCCGGGGATAAGTTGACGGGGGCTACGGCTGATTACCAAACGGATATGGAATCGCTGCTCAAGATGGTGTCAAGCTTAAGGGAGGTAAAACCCGATCTTTATTTTAGCCTGACCATGGGTACCTGGCCGTCGCCTTTCTGGCTTCAATACGGTGACGCATTATGGAGAAACGGCTGGGATACAAATACTACGGGCGAAGGAAATAATAGGCAGCAATGGCTTAATTACCGTGATGGCGAAGTGTATGATAACATTGTACAGCGAGCGCCCCTTTATCCTTTAAGCTCCTTGATGTATCATGGGATTTGTATAGCCGATAATGGCGCACCAGCCAAATTTGAAATGAATGATAAAGATATCTCTGACGAGATCTGGTCGTTTTTTGGGTCTGGAACGAGTTTGCAGGAGTTATACATCAATCCCCATAAATTAAAGGCGGCTAACTGGAACTGCCTGGCCGCAGCTATAAAATGGGCTCGGGAAAATGCTGATATCATGCCCGATACACATTGGGTAGGTGGAGCGCCATCAAAAGGTGATGTTTATGGTTTCGCTTCATGGTCGCCTAAAAAGGCTATCCTCACCTTAAGAAATCCATCAAATACGGCTAAGAAATTTGTTATTGATATGCGTAAAGTTTTTGAATTGCCGCCAAATAGCAAAGCTGGTTACACGTTTTATAACGCTAAATCTGAAACTAAGCAATTGACTAACCCTTTATTTACGGGGGATGTTTATACCGTTACGCTTGAGCCTTTTGAAGTGTTGGTGTTTAATGCAAAACCAGCCCTTTGA
- a CDS encoding amidohydrolase has translation MVKAKYALPVTGSYILKNIRLETGFITDENGAKETRTELFCIEVSEGKITKIFTNNASLPGAIDAKGYLMLPAFSDMHVHLDKTLYGLPWQAHSPKKRSILDMIAYEQEIIPELLKTSTERAGLLIDLMQGYGTTFARTHFNVDTTSGLRSLENLQKALDNKKGSFSAELVAFPQHGCFYTDSAPLLKEAAQLDSVAFIGGVDPFGIDRNIEKVLDLTVQLALDNNKGIDIHLHDGGKEGLRTIEYLAEQALKNQSLQGRTYVSHAFVLASLPLNELERVAEKLAAAKVGIVSSIPFGRLVMPVPALMKHGVNVLAGSDNIQDHWSTFGTGNMLQKANLIADLYGWRTESDLSRTLRFATHNVLPLDNDGNMQWSKVNNSAEFVLVDASCSAEAVSRVSPTMAFAHEARLYWKETEKDV, from the coding sequence ATGGTAAAAGCAAAATATGCCCTGCCTGTAACCGGCAGCTATATTTTAAAAAATATTCGCCTGGAAACCGGGTTTATTACAGACGAAAACGGCGCGAAAGAAACACGTACAGAACTATTCTGCATTGAAGTTAGCGAAGGGAAGATCACAAAGATATTTACCAATAACGCATCACTCCCGGGTGCTATAGATGCAAAAGGCTATCTGATGTTGCCTGCATTTAGTGATATGCATGTCCATTTGGACAAAACCCTATATGGCCTCCCATGGCAGGCCCACTCTCCAAAGAAAAGAAGTATTTTGGACATGATTGCCTACGAACAGGAGATTATTCCCGAGCTTCTTAAAACATCGACCGAGCGGGCCGGGCTTTTAATCGATCTGATGCAGGGCTATGGCACAACCTTTGCCCGCACACATTTCAATGTAGATACAACCTCCGGGCTCCGCTCTTTGGAAAATCTGCAAAAGGCATTGGATAACAAAAAAGGAAGCTTTAGCGCCGAACTGGTGGCCTTTCCGCAGCATGGATGTTTTTATACAGATTCGGCCCCTTTGCTAAAAGAGGCCGCACAATTGGATAGCGTCGCTTTTATCGGCGGAGTTGATCCGTTTGGAATAGACCGGAACATTGAAAAAGTATTGGACTTAACAGTACAGTTGGCGCTGGACAACAATAAAGGGATCGACATTCACCTGCACGATGGGGGCAAGGAAGGTCTTCGCACAATAGAGTACCTTGCCGAACAGGCGCTTAAAAACCAATCATTACAGGGGCGTACCTATGTTAGTCATGCTTTTGTGCTTGCCTCACTTCCGTTAAATGAGTTAGAACGTGTTGCGGAAAAATTAGCGGCGGCTAAGGTTGGTATCGTATCCTCTATTCCGTTTGGCAGACTGGTGATGCCTGTTCCCGCGCTGATGAAACATGGTGTAAACGTATTGGCGGGCAGCGACAATATACAGGATCACTGGAGTACATTCGGGACGGGTAATATGCTTCAAAAAGCCAACCTGATTGCTGATCTATATGGCTGGCGAACTGAATCCGACCTCTCAAGGACGTTGCGTTTTGCCACGCACAATGTTTTGCCCCTGGACAATGATGGAAATATGCAATGGTCAAAAGTAAATAACAGTGCCGAATTTGTGCTGGTTGATGCAAGCTGCTCGGCTGAAGCTGTATCACGGGTATCGCCTACCATGGCTTTTGCGCATGAGGCCAGATTGTATTGGAAAGAAACCGAAAAGGACGTTTAA
- a CDS encoding amidohydrolase, with protein MNRSKLSRKEFIRNSAWALAGATLIPGMLFADEREERTGLNSLNVNTGKSFTLKNVRLETGFEYEDGDIVATKTGIFSIEIANGKIKKVSTGQPSADAIDAKGMLMLPSFRDMHIHLDKTFYGDKWQAVRRRTGGVKGMIALEQEILPEMLKNSTYKAEKLIELLQSKGTSFARSHVNIEPTSKLDSLRHLQKALDNKKKGFGAELVAFPQHGVFYTDTAPYLKEAAQAGVDFIGGVDPFTVDGAIEKTMDFTIQLALDHHKGIDIHLHETGESGLKTVEYLINKVNENPVLKGKTYLSHCFVLGKLDQAKQEEMAEKLGAAQIGINSTIPFGGLIMPIPMLIKHQVKVMTGNDSIVDHWNTFGTGSVLYKANMAAQLYGHNTEFGLSRMLGLATTGPLPLDDKGQQQWPKAGNAADFVLVDASCSAEAVSRLSPVKSLVYQGNIVF; from the coding sequence ATGAACAGATCAAAACTATCCCGTAAAGAATTTATCCGAAACTCAGCATGGGCTCTCGCCGGTGCCACACTTATTCCCGGAATGCTATTTGCAGATGAGCGGGAAGAACGCACCGGATTGAACTCTTTGAACGTAAACACCGGCAAAAGTTTTACGCTTAAAAATGTGCGTTTAGAAACCGGTTTTGAATACGAGGATGGTGATATTGTGGCTACCAAGACCGGCATTTTTTCGATAGAAATAGCAAACGGCAAGATCAAAAAAGTCAGCACCGGTCAGCCCAGTGCAGATGCCATTGATGCAAAAGGGATGCTGATGTTGCCTTCCTTCAGGGATATGCATATCCATCTGGATAAAACTTTTTATGGTGATAAGTGGCAGGCCGTTCGGAGAAGAACCGGAGGTGTAAAGGGAATGATAGCGCTGGAGCAGGAGATACTGCCCGAAATGCTGAAAAATTCTACCTACAAGGCTGAGAAACTGATTGAGCTACTGCAATCAAAAGGGACCTCTTTCGCGCGGAGCCATGTCAATATAGAGCCTACTTCTAAACTGGATTCACTCAGGCATTTGCAAAAGGCCCTGGATAATAAAAAGAAGGGCTTTGGCGCAGAGTTAGTGGCCTTTCCGCAACACGGGGTGTTTTATACTGATACCGCTCCTTATTTGAAGGAAGCAGCCCAGGCCGGTGTCGATTTCATAGGGGGAGTAGATCCCTTTACCGTTGACGGCGCTATTGAAAAAACAATGGATTTTACAATTCAGCTGGCACTGGATCATCATAAAGGGATTGATATCCACCTGCATGAAACAGGCGAATCGGGATTAAAAACCGTTGAATACCTGATTAATAAAGTGAACGAAAACCCGGTACTGAAAGGGAAAACGTACCTGAGCCATTGCTTTGTACTAGGAAAACTTGACCAGGCGAAGCAAGAGGAAATGGCAGAGAAACTTGGTGCAGCGCAGATTGGGATCAATTCAACCATACCTTTCGGCGGCCTTATCATGCCCATTCCTATGTTGATCAAGCACCAGGTAAAAGTAATGACAGGGAACGACAGCATTGTTGATCATTGGAACACCTTCGGCACCGGAAGTGTGCTGTACAAGGCAAATATGGCGGCGCAGCTATACGGACATAACACAGAGTTTGGCCTGTCCCGGATGCTGGGCCTTGCAACAACCGGCCCATTGCCATTGGATGATAAAGGGCAGCAACAATGGCCTAAAGCAGGTAATGCTGCCGATTTTGTACTCGTTGATGCCAGTTGCTCAGCAGAGGCCGTCTCAAGGCTTTCCCCTGTAAAGTCCCTGGTTTACCAGGGAAACATTGTTTTCTAA
- a CDS encoding helix-turn-helix domain-containing protein, with the protein MNKIAKHETEARVPIIGLDGFREGQTAGREELLFNEIHGERHIEKPHKHDFFIIMLFDKAEGVHTIDSVDYTISDRQIHVLFPGQMHKWYIGSKTIAYQLMVERPFFEHFAPFFRFSFTNYQNHPVIDLTEDACDQLRYEFDAIKKELRRDSSLATLITARAGTIAAIVSREAEYAFTEFKVYQSNPRLAKFNMLIDEYFKQQKFVMFYAEKLHISANYLNILCKKHLKISATELIHQRVCVEARRLLQSGDLSIKEIGFELGFTDNAYFSNFFKSQTGMTPTEFREKL; encoded by the coding sequence GTGAACAAAATTGCCAAACATGAAACAGAAGCCCGGGTACCGATTATTGGGCTGGATGGCTTCCGCGAAGGGCAAACTGCGGGGCGTGAAGAGTTGTTGTTCAATGAAATTCATGGGGAAAGGCACATCGAGAAGCCCCATAAACATGACTTTTTTATTATCATGCTTTTTGATAAGGCTGAAGGTGTGCATACTATAGACTCGGTTGATTACACTATCAGTGATCGTCAGATCCATGTGCTTTTTCCGGGGCAAATGCATAAATGGTATATTGGCAGCAAAACCATAGCATACCAACTCATGGTTGAGCGTCCATTCTTTGAGCATTTTGCGCCGTTTTTCAGGTTCTCGTTTACCAATTATCAGAACCATCCGGTTATCGACCTTACGGAAGATGCCTGCGATCAGTTACGCTATGAATTTGATGCCATCAAAAAAGAACTGAGGAGAGATAGTTCGCTTGCTACCCTGATCACTGCCCGCGCGGGTACCATTGCGGCAATCGTGAGCAGAGAGGCCGAATATGCGTTTACTGAGTTTAAGGTATACCAGTCAAATCCAAGGTTGGCTAAATTCAATATGCTGATAGATGAATATTTTAAACAGCAGAAATTCGTAATGTTTTATGCTGAAAAACTTCATATATCCGCTAACTATCTTAATATCCTTTGTAAGAAACATTTGAAGATATCGGCAACAGAGCTCATTCATCAAAGGGTTTGCGTAGAAGCCAGGAGACTGCTCCAAAGCGGAGATCTTTCTATCAAGGAAATAGGCTTTGAGCTGGGCTTTACAGACAACGCCTATTTTTCCAATTTTTTTAAAAGTCAGACCGGGATGACGCCAACCGAATTCCGCGAGAAATTATAA
- a CDS encoding PIG-L deacetylase family protein → MRLLLLSFFITVFFVSAQAQQTPLRVMMIFAHPDEGEVYTGGTAALYTQMGHQVKFMSLTNGDKGHWVEKPEVLAKRRYQEAMNSKKILNLADYEVLNYHDQGLKNTPESRGKVIKSIEAFKPDVVFTFYPAQGGHTDNMTAGYIVRDAAKDLKMEKMPVFLYIRDFHTHNFSYIPDFAFSIDKVWETKLAACGAHKTQVEEAIPHGMGILDEVRKDPAKQKQLIYNNTYAYSKVFPSYVYALEKWSGKKAVPEVKYAEGFEIAEFGRQVTEVELVKLVPMLNASLAVPVTKD, encoded by the coding sequence ATGCGATTATTACTCTTGTCCTTTTTTATCACTGTTTTTTTCGTGAGCGCACAAGCGCAACAAACGCCACTTCGTGTCATGATGATCTTCGCACACCCAGATGAGGGCGAAGTGTACACCGGCGGTACCGCTGCATTATATACGCAGATGGGGCACCAGGTGAAATTTATGTCGCTCACTAACGGGGATAAAGGCCATTGGGTGGAAAAGCCCGAAGTATTGGCCAAGAGGCGTTACCAGGAGGCGATGAACTCTAAAAAAATTCTTAACCTGGCTGACTATGAAGTATTGAACTATCACGATCAGGGATTAAAGAACACCCCGGAATCGCGCGGAAAGGTGATCAAAAGCATTGAAGCATTTAAACCCGATGTTGTATTTACTTTTTACCCGGCACAGGGCGGTCATACCGATAACATGACAGCCGGGTACATTGTGCGTGATGCCGCGAAGGATCTGAAAATGGAAAAAATGCCTGTATTCCTGTATATCCGCGATTTTCATACACACAATTTTTCATACATCCCTGATTTTGCTTTCAGCATTGATAAAGTTTGGGAAACCAAACTTGCTGCATGCGGCGCACATAAAACGCAGGTGGAAGAAGCTATTCCGCATGGTATGGGGATTTTGGATGAAGTAAGAAAAGATCCGGCAAAGCAAAAGCAGTTAATTTATAATAATACCTACGCATACAGCAAAGTATTTCCATCATATGTTTATGCATTAGAGAAATGGAGCGGAAAGAAAGCCGTACCCGAGGTAAAATATGCCGAGGGATTTGAAATAGCTGAATTTGGCAGGCAGGTAACCGAAGTTGAACTGGTGAAACTTGTGCCGATGCTTAATGCTTCTTTGGCAGTTCCCGTCACAAAGGATTGA
- a CDS encoding SDR family oxidoreductase codes for MNLGLDQKVAVVLAASKGLGKASALALSAEGAKVIIGSRNLAELNSAAEEIRQQTGNEVACLQVDVNNSEQLASFINNAGSLYGHIDILVNNAGGPPFGKFEGFDDMQWQQAFEQNMLSFVRTSRLVLPFMKTTGSGRIINIVSGSVKSVLTNSVLSTAMRMGVVGMAKMLADELGPYGISVNNIAPGLILTDRIKHTLPQDVDPEEAIKEKTKSIPLGRIGKPEEFAALVAFLSSTPAAYISGTTIQIDGGASRAIL; via the coding sequence ATGAACCTGGGATTAGATCAAAAAGTAGCCGTAGTACTGGCGGCAAGCAAGGGCCTCGGAAAGGCTTCGGCACTGGCTCTATCGGCTGAAGGCGCAAAAGTCATTATAGGCTCACGGAACCTGGCCGAACTGAATTCGGCAGCCGAAGAGATCCGGCAGCAAACAGGAAATGAAGTGGCTTGCCTGCAGGTTGATGTTAATAACAGCGAACAATTGGCGTCTTTTATCAATAATGCCGGAAGCCTATATGGACACATAGATATTTTAGTGAACAATGCCGGCGGACCTCCCTTTGGAAAATTTGAAGGCTTTGATGATATGCAATGGCAGCAGGCATTTGAACAAAATATGCTTAGTTTCGTCAGGACATCAAGATTAGTATTGCCATTTATGAAAACTACCGGCAGCGGCCGCATTATTAATATCGTTAGTGGGTCGGTTAAATCGGTATTAACAAACTCGGTACTATCAACCGCGATGCGCATGGGCGTGGTTGGTATGGCAAAAATGCTGGCCGACGAATTGGGACCTTACGGCATCAGCGTTAATAATATCGCGCCAGGCCTTATCCTTACAGACCGGATCAAGCACACGCTACCCCAAGATGTAGATCCTGAAGAAGCCATTAAAGAGAAAACAAAAAGTATCCCACTTGGCCGTATCGGTAAGCCGGAAGAATTCGCGGCATTAGTGGCGTTTCTTTCATCTACCCCGGCTGCCTACATCAGCGGAACAACCATACAGATAGACGGGGGTGCAAGCCGCGCTATTCTCTAA